GTGGCTGCAGAACTTCAAGTTGACAAAGTCCACAAGAGATATGGATGGTTTTCCACTGCAACTGAAAACTGCACAGCTGTGACCAGTCAATAACCAGCTCATTTATATACTGGACAGTGAAGGCTACTGATAATTTGCTTTAACAGGCTCTTACAATTGCATTTGCCACACTAAACTAAACATACCTGTGAGCTGAGAAATAGATTCTTTGCTTATGTTCCCAAGCTAATAGAACTGGTTTTCAATGCTTAAGCAAGAGGTCTGAGCTAGGACAGTAATATTATGAATTTCAGGAAGTGGTAACTTATTaaaggatacaaaaaaaaaaaaaatgccactccCAAAGTTGCCATCATGGTGTTTATATTCCATAGTGATTCTGGCTTAAACTGGTTTTCCCAGAACTTTCACAGGACTGTTGGACTGAAATGTAGGTCTTTGATTGCAGTGACCTTCTTCATTAGTCCTGATGTTGCATCTTCCAAGCAATATTACTGaggttttcactttttcctccctttttgttGTTATCTTTCGTATATTTGCCTGAAGCTCTAGAGAGATTCATACCTGTCCCTTGGCCTTCAAAGATTTGTAAAAAGGACATGCTCTGCCTGGAAGAGTGGTGTACATCCTGGAAGAATTGGTAGTGAATATTCCCCGTCTCTCTTTTTTAAccctgctttttaaagaagtaaacaGAACTGACCTGAAAAGCTATAGTTTCTTcccagagaggaagaaaatatattctatatGATGCGTGAAAGCTTTGTATGCTCTTTTTATGCTTTGTATGCTTTGTAAGCCAAACCAGAGTAAGATAAAAGGCAGGTATGATTGAGCTCCCCAGTTCAGATCCTGAACTACTGGATTTTCCCCAAAgttggacagaaaaaaaaaggcctatAAAGTACAAACAttagaaaaacaatgaaaagaaggaaaatgaaaatgtctaaGGTGAGGCAATCgatgctgtttttcttggtgTGAGTGGTGAGTATGTCAGTCTGTGTTGATCTGTGTGCTTGGCTGTGTATGTAGGTATGCATGTGTTGTATGTATGCGTGCCTACCGAAAACACATTCTCAGCCTTGCTACTGTCTAGGCCTGGGTGTGTGTGTCCATGGCAGCCACCGCTCTGTTGGGCTACCAGATTCAGCCCTGCCCAACAGTAAGTCTTGGGGAAAGCAGTGAGATTGCCCCCTTAATAAAAAAGAGACTATAGGAAGAGATGTGGCAATGAGCAGAGGGCTGATGTCTCCTGCCTACATGGAAGAGGATCAAAGGATCAAGGAAATGCTTCCTATTGAGGGAAGGGTGTTTAAGGACAGTTGGGAACAGtaagagctgctcagcagaggtTTCTGTTGAATCTGGAGGCTAATATCGTGAACAAGAACATCAAGAAAGGACTGGATTTCCAGTCCCGACAGGGACAAATGATGGTTGCAAGGCAAGGAAGACAATGGCAGCCCACTTCCAAAGCTCGACAGATGCTTAACACTTAAGGCCCCAACTGGGACTGTCCAGCTCAACTGTGACTGTGTGCAATTACCATCAGATGGCTCCTAAGCCTTAATGGATGTAAAGCATCTCGTGTCAGTTTCATTCAGTAGCCTACATTGGTGCACAGTTCCTCTGGAACCTGACCGGAGACAATTCTTCTTGCAGAAACCCTTCCACCTGGGGCTTGGCATCCCAGATCCCCTGCCCAGTCAGTCCTACGCTCCTTTCACATCTCTCATACCCAACCAGTCCATTCTTATTCCATTTCTGATAGGACTGCGTCTGCTCATGTGGTGTGagtttcccctcctcctccattCTATTTCACTGTGCCAGACTCGCTAGCTCCCACTTCTAAACTCCTTCCCAACTTTTTCAGACCACTCGACTCTCCACCTCACCACCCTTGCAAGAATCTTGCACTTTTCCCAGTCCCTCCTAGGCCTCTCTTTTTTCCTCGCAAGCTCCCCCATCTGAAATTCTCACAATGAAGAGGCGGTTTCTAGGTTTGGAGAGGCTAAAGTTGCTCCATAGTGGCCCAGTTTACACTGCCTCAGGGTGCTTTGGGGGAGGTCTTTCTTGCCACTAGCTACAGATCATGTGTTGCATGAGATGGGTTAAATATACACTTTAAAACTAGAACTCCACCATCCGCGATGTCCTTCCGGAGCCCAAAGCTTATGACAAAGTTGCTCTCTATCCTTCCTTTCTTAACTGATCTTCCCTCCATGCTTTACATTGCTATCAGGTCCCCGGCATTTTTCCTGCCTGTTTGCTATTGTCTGCCTTTCCCTAGCAGCTAGTCTGTGTTACCTGCTGGACCCTGCTGGACCCTGGTGGACACAGTCCACCTGTCTCAGATGTCCAGGAGcaaaggagaagaaggggaaCATATCAGTGCCCACAGGTGTTGTCTGCGGCCTGATTGCTCTGTGCTTCTGGATTCTGCCTGCTGTCCCACCTAGTGCCATAGCAGTAATGGCCACCATCAAAGCTGTTACGGTGCCAGTGAGAAGAAAACTTTGCCACCGGCAGGAGCAAAATGgaactctgctctgctgctgtaggAACCCACTCCCTAGAGACCTGCTCCCTTTCTCAGTAAGAGGGCcatgagcaaagaaaaggaggtgCCTGGCTCAGAAGACTTCTTGGATGGTGGCACAGTGTCATATTCCCGTAGCCTGACAGCCCAGCAGCTCTAGAGCGCTGCTCCCAGTGCATGCACCTGAACCAGAACAGCAGGGAAGGTtcaggaggagctggtggaaggcTGCAGGGAACCCCACTTGTCTCTAACGAGCTTCAGTCCCCAAAGTAAATGTCTGTAAGGCTCTTTAAGTGAGATATTTATTTGTGCTGTTGTCTTCTTAAGGAAAGTATTAGGGCAGGAGGGTAGTGGCCAAGGAGCCAGGTGGTTGTCAAGATATCAGTAGGCTGCAATGGTCTTTTGGATCCAATCAACATAATTGCAGACCTTGGTGTAGACACCGGGATAACCTTTCAGAGCACACCCAATTCCCCATGACACAATGCCCTGGAGTTCTCCGTTGCACACAACTGGTCCGCCTGAGTCACCCTGGAGGGGAAAATGTACGGGCACAAGatgactgaaaagcagaatCCCACCTGGAAAGTTTTTGACTTGGCAAAAAGAATCCAGGGAATGCAAAACAAAGTGCAGCAGGCCCTGATACAGGAGCACAGAGAGAGCCCACCCCTTGTTTGCTGGCCTCCCCTAGCCCCCAACAATTCACTGGTACCATGCTCAGTGCCAACCAGCAGATGTGGCTGGACCGGCTATTTTCAGTGTAGTCCACCCTGCATCCAAAGCCTGCTGGAAGGGGTGCGTCAGAAGAGAGCACCTGGCGAGGAAGAGGCTGAAGCTAAGCAGGCTGCCAAGCTCCGACATATACCGTGCAGCCTGGGGCACCCTGGCAGTGTGTGGCCCAGGGCTCTGTGCAGACATCAACTCCTACCTGGCATGAGTCTTTCCCACCCTGCAGGAATCCTACGCAGATCATGTTGCTGGTGATTTCACCCGGGTAAGCATCTTGGCACTCTTGGTCACTCAGAATTGGTGCTTGCAGGCACTGGAGAAGTTCAGGGTAATTGGCTGCCGGGAGAGCAGTAACAATTTTAGGTTTTGTCTTGGGACTCAGTACTGTCAGTGAACAGAAAGATCCAAAGACCTATATGCGAGAGCCATCCAGCTAAGGAGGGTAAAGTAAAACGGTGAAGTGCATTGTAGATTGAGacactggcagggcagtgtggaGGCAGGGCAGTGTGGAGGACTTGCAGGCACAACAAGAAAAGGCTGCAAAGAAGGGGTGAACTGTACATGGGTCTCACGAGCATGGTGGTACAGCAGTAGAAGTGTGAACAGCTACATGCGATGTGTGTAGATACTCACTGCCACTGCTCAGTGTGTTTCCCCACCCCGAAATCAGGCACTCGGTCCCTGCCTTGGCACAAGAGGTGGGCAGGGCTATGGGTTGAACGTCAGCACTGTAGTCCACGGCGGATGCCAGCTTGATCAACATAATGTCATTATCAAGGGTTCTTGAACTGTAGTTAGGATGGCGAATGATTACTGAAGAACTCCGGACTACTTCACTGTCTTCCTGCACATAAATGTTGTACTCTCCCAGCCTCACTTGTATACGGCTGCAAAATtgtcagcagagaaaagcagcagttagCCAAGGGGTGAACAACTGGGTGCGACGTGGGGACTGGCAGACACTTGAAAGAGAGTAAGGGAGTGCTGCCCTAATCAAAGGTTTGTGTGTCATGCAGCTCTAGGAACTTCATGATTTCATGGAAGACAGAATTGGGAGAGCCTTGCCAGATGGGCATCCTGCGTGGTGGatccccagctggcagctgtggCAATGGTGTAAGCGTAGATGGATGACTCCAGAGACCTACGGCAATGCTTAAGAAAGGGAGATTCAGTTTCCTGTTGCTCTCTCTGCACAGTGTGCCCTAAACTCAGGACGAGACAGATCCATGGAGGAAGTCTGGAGGAATGAAAACGAAGAAAGCGGTAATGGTAAGCCTCATGGATGTGTAAATATAGACCGAAAGGCGTGTTAGGATGCACAGAAAAGGATGCTACGAGTGCAGGAATACTGGAAAGTCCATGTAACACAGCAGGACTGAGGCTAGGGTTTCTCCTTTGGTTTCAGGTACACCATGCATTGCCCCACCCCTGTCCCTTCCCCCATGCATGCATGGCCTTCTCTTGAGAGGCACCAGAGTTCCAGATCTGGTGGGTTTGTAAGATTTGACCAGAATCCATCCGGATACACAACCCAAGCCATACTTACGATAAGTAGCAGTGAGCAGCTGACACAACCCACTGGCTGTTGATGAGGGACCCTCCACAAAAGTGATACCCAGCATTCAGGGACACCTGGTAGGGAACTGAATGCTGTGGGCAGTTGTAGCCTCCCACAATCTTGTCATCATCAGCATCTCCAGGGAAAGCAACTGAGGGAGAGAGAATTGGGTTTCACAGCACCATGCCTGAATCGATTCTCTTaaagtgcagcagcagccagtgagCTACAGAGGAATTAGCAAGAGCCAAAAGAGCTTGAAACTTCAGAAGTCTTCAGGCAACTCCTGAAATATCCTGCCGAGATCTTTCTGCACTACTCTGAAACACCTGGTTTTGTCTGTACCACCTCAAGtcaggaagagaacagaagagcACAAGCTGCCAAAGAACCTCACAAATGAATTGTACACAGCCTTCACTGTGTTCCTTCCGGGGTACCTTTGGATTGGGATGCGACAGCTGTGTCATGGTAGAAAGCGTACAGTGATCATTTGTGTAGGGTGGAAAGTGTTTCGAAAATGGCAAATGCAGTTGAGAGAACTTCTTAATTTGCAGGGGTGAGACAAAGAGTGAGCAAGACAGGTAGAAAAACGTGGTAGTGGAGGATTGAGAGAGAACACAAAGGCTCCACAGAGCTGGAAGATGATATTATAGCAGAAAGttagaaaaaacatatttgttgaAGCCAATAGAACAGTGGTCTCCAGCCTTTTTTGATTGCACACCCCTATCAGCAAAACACCCTCCCGCACCGCGACATATGTCTATTTGTTCATTTGTAAGTTACATACTTGCTCTACTGAAGTTCAAATGTTTTCCTCCCACACGGTAATGCACAACCCCAGAGGTGCATGCACCCCATTTTGGAGCCCACTGCATTAGAGCATTGTAGGCTGGGACCCTGCCTCTGACCATCCCCAGGGAATGCAGGCTCCgcagggaagtagtcactgcaccaagcctgttggaatttaagaaggatttggactgtgcacttagtcacatggtctaaaattttgggtagatctgtgtggtgccaggattTGGACTCGATGTTCCttatatgattatatgattcATTGATGATTCAATGATTATATGATCCATTACAGATGCATGGAGTAGAAGATGCAAAACCCTTCCACATACACTCCCTAGCCTCCAGCAACTCAGGGGCTTGACATTTCTACGTCAGATGGAGTGTCTGAACTTCACAGAGTTAAATGGCTTTGTCTTTCACAAATGTGTCGCCTGTCTGTCCGTCCCATCCTCCTCCCCTCTGacctgccccccctccccccaattTTCTGAGGCCATGTAAAACTTTTGCATCCTCAAAAAATGTGGAAAGGGGTTCACAGATTTCCTAAAAGAGCACAAATTGTCCTTTGCTGTTTGTGAACCTGCCAAAACGCCTAGGTGTGTTTCATACTTGCTAATTCTTGCAGAGGAGGAGACGGCAAGCCCTGCATTGTTTTATGCACCCCTGTCTTGTCCTACCTTCTCCATCTCTCTAGGAGGCTGAGAGTCCATGTCTCTGACATGGTTGGGAattgaggaaaaacagaatgttGTGCTactggggaaagagaagggcCGGTAGAGAGGACAAGGCAAGAGGCTATGAGAGAAGGTTTGCTCAGGTGTGCAGATGGCTATAAGATCAGCAGCTTTAGAGAACGTACCAGCGGCTCCCAGGCAGGAGAGAATGAGGAAGAGAGAATGCATGGTGCCTTCACCACCAAGTTCCGTGATGTGCACGAGGACCAGCCTCAGAAACTCCTCAGCTTTATGCTCCTGAAGAGCTTTATCTTTGTCAGCCCACGGTCTCTCCAGCTTTCCCTTTCCCAGGATCTTGCATCAGCCTGGACGAGTTTACTTATTTTATCTGAGTACGGCGATGACACAGCTGACTGAAATACCTGAACTAGGAGAACACAGTTCTAGAAATGCAAGCTGTCATTGCCAGTCCATTGATAATACCCAACACAGCTGCTCTCCATTCAGCAACCCTCCTTCCTCCCATGCCCCTGGAGCCACCAGCATTCTGCTGCAGCACCACTGCACTCAATGAGAGAGTTGTTTGCAGCTGGAGAgttggacccccccccccccccccggagtTTATGTTTGGAAAGAGCCCGAAAAATGGGCCTGTGGGATGTTCACCCCCAGTGAGCAGAAGAGGGCATTTACATTTCATGGAGAGGTTCCTCATCttaaagaaagaggaggaggtgggagggaggggagatgTTCTAATTTTGACCTGAACACAAAGGAGTCAGTTCATCCTTCAGAGTTTCCGATGAAAAGCCTGAATTCTTTTCTGATGGGGCCTGTCTCCTGGATGATCTCTGAGTTGTCCATTTGAGATCTGTTTGTGCCATGAGCTCCAGCACCATTGAGCCTACAGGCGTGACCTCTCAATTACTGGGATTCACAGAGGCCTCTCAAAAGGGCCCCTGAGAGGTGGGTAGGAGAACGGGGAGGGACTTGGGTGCGGTACTTTCACTATATGTCTGTCATCAAGGACTTAGGAACAAGGATCCAGGACTTCTGCTGCAAGCTCTGGCATTAGTCCAGGAAGGGGTAAGTAGTGTCTGCAATGACATAGGCAAGTAGCACAGAGAGTCTTTGAGAGACCTTTTTCCTCTAAGGAGATTACCAACCTGCCCCCCTGTGATGTCGTGTGTGCTGTTGAGAGTGGATGATCCATTTTTTAAAAcgccaaattaaaaaaaaaaaaaagagagagtcTTGTGTTTTAGTCTGGGCTTCCTGAGGCCTCGGGACGAAGCGGGTGCAGAGAGGCCCACCTGGTGTGCAGAGTGGTGCTTTAAGGATGTGCTGTTTTGCAGCTCCTTTTTGACTGACTGTCTACAGTACTAGTGTCCCACGTACCGCTGCCGAGGTGTCTGACGTTCTCATGAGCAGACCAGACCACAGCTTTGCCCACACACCATGTGCTTCCACACAGGGGGTGACGGTTCCTTCCCTGGGTCTTGAAGGGAGCCTTAAAAGGGGAGGTTGGTTAGGGAAATTGCAAACCTAGTTAGGCAGCGCTCTGGCCAACGTGCATTCAGTTTCTGCCCACAGCTGTCCATCACAATGGACGCACCATGTGAGAACAGCCTTCTGTGGTTTCCTTTCTCTGGCCATGCAGTTTTGCCATCAAAGGTGCCTTAGTCTTGCTCAGAACTGTATGCGTTCCTGTGGCAATTAAGAGGTGTGTGGAGCAGGTGGCTAAAAGTGTCTCCCAGAGCACAGTGTTACTTGTGAAGCTGCCAAGGGGCTGCCCCTTCCACAGTGGAATGTATGCCTGGTGCCTTGGGCATGCTTCCTCCCAGCTGGACTGGTGTCAGCCTCCCATGTCCATTGCCAGATGCTGGGCTCTCCTCCCTCAACAATCTTTCCTTCAGTGGGCACTTCTGTCTTTGGGTGGTATGTGGGAGAGCcttgaattttccttttgctttgtaCTTTACCACACACTCTCTCTCCTTGGTGCCATGGTAGGGCCTGCTGTGGGGACTAGTGGCCCAGAACACGGCTGTGCTGCTGTAGCACTCACTAGTCCTGAGAAGTATCTGCTGCCTTTCACTAACCACGCCAGCAGTGCCCCAATTCTTAATGCCGACCTATGTGTTTGTATATCTGAAGagtttttgtcttcaaaaatgCTAGGTGCTGCTGCATTGTTTTGCCTGACCCGCTTCCCTCCAAAGAGTCCCGGCTCCATTAACCCACTTTGCCCTTGTTTcccttctgctctttctctgccCCTCTCCAATCTGTCTCACATTTTTTCAGAGACTTTGTCTCCCATTCCGGCAAGGTGGGGATTTTATGTTAGTGCTCAACCCCCTCACTGTACCGTGTGATCACTCGCAGCACAGAAATACGTGGCTGCATCCTTGCATGTCACATTCTTGATAGTCATAACAGAGAGATCGCTGTTGTCTCTGCTGATCTCAAACTTGGCCTCACTGTAACCTTCCGCATAAGAGTTCTGCAACCACATAGAAGTGCTGGCTACTAACTTAAGACCACTCCCTGGAGGCTGCTGGTACCAGAACATATAGGCAAGTCGGCGGGTATGATTCTGGTAACAAGAGATGTCCACAGTCTCTCCAGCTCTCTTGAGGGTTTCTTCTGGCCATTGTGTGATGAGTCTTCCGACCCCAGCACCTGCATGagtcagagagaaaaagtggaagggagaagaagaagtATGGACAGTGGCCAAAAATGGTCCTTCACCTCATACCAGTCCAGCATGGCCTGGATGATGCTGCAGATGGATCTACTGTCTCTCACCAGGCAGAAGAGCAAGCAAAATGGTCAGCATGGTTAGGAGCAGCTGTTCCAGAACAGTGTGTGTTAAGAGAGAAGAGGCTAGAGACTGATGCCCCTCCCCGTGCGCTGATTTGTCCATGAAGTTTGgtcagagaagagcagctgacctaaactgaccaaaaggatattccataccatatgatgtcacactcagcaataaaaggtgggaaaggagaAGCGGGGTGTGGGAGGGCTCTTGTTacaaaaatgtctgtcctcccaaacaaccactACATGTACTGAGGCCGTGCTTCCTGGGATGTGGCCGAACATCACGCGTTGCTGGGAAATAGagactaatttattttctgtctctgtgcttCTATGCAGTCTTtgcttgtcttttattttattttttcttttgttgttttatttttccttcttccttttccctttaattaaattttccttatctcaacccgtgagtttttttttgtttgtttgtttgttttgttaatgtttGTTAGTTTTCGTTCAAACATACTTtattcttcccctcttcttctaaggagggggagtgagagagtggttgtggtggagttcagatTGCAAGCAAGGTAAAGCCAccacaggaaaatattaaatgtttgtaGATTCTTCTTCCTAGAAGAATTTTGGAACATTTTGTAGCCTCATCTTCAGGGGTCCTTCAGTCTGTTGTGTACAACCATTTTGGAGTAGAAGATGCTTTCTGTTTATCAGCATGTAGTCAGGTGCTATACATCTActtaaaacatctgaaagagTGTGGTGAACACTCAGGCGGCAGCGTACTCCTGCTGGGGAAAACAGCAGGCAGAACACGAACTCTCGCCATCACGCCCGGCCCCCAGCCGTATGACTAAACTTTTCCTGGTGCAGAATCCCTGAGAGCTGTACTTGGGAAATGAAAGCAACCTCTTCCTAGGACTAGTTTTCTTAATGTACCAGTGCTATGACCTAGTGAGGCTATTTTACTAATTGGGGCTGCTGTCTATACCATTTGCCCCAGTTAACTGGGTGTGCTGGGCTTCCTTAGTTTTCCTGGAAGAGTCAAAGGAACAGAGATTTTCCTGGGTTCTGATTTTAAATCCCCCTAACTGCAACTGGCGCTGGGAAAGTCCATGAAAAACCTGCAAAAGTGGACTATGTAGCTGTCTTAAAAATGCTtaacaaatactgttttcactTAGAGAGGCTTGTGCTCTGTCAGATGCTTAGTAGTTGAGATGCCTCTGAGAAGAGTAATGGTTGCCTGAGTCAGGGAACAGCACAATATACAAATGATAACAGAGCATAGCTTTGTGTCCTATTGTTCTGGAAGCTCTTGTTGAACTCCTTCTCAGAATCTGCCCTTCACgcccttttatttcagaaaaagccTGGCATCCTTACCTTCAGGCTATTTGCACCAGGAGACAAAGGAACTATTGAAAGTCACAGTCTTTCCCTCCCTGACCACTGCAAGTGGAgactgtttaatatctttgcCTGGTATGTCAGGGGAGACAAGAAAATGGAGGACCATGGGGAGGATGAGATAAAATGGGGGGAAATAAACTTTTATATCAGCAGGCAGAGTGCATTCTCAACTATGAGGGACAGGCATGTGGAGAAGAGTAGTTTGGAAACAGTCCCCGACCTCTGTCACTGTCTACCCACATGTGTCAGGGCCTCCAGTGGGTAAAGAAGAAATTCCACTTTCCAGATGATATGTCAGGCTTGATTTTCAAATTGTTGGAATGTCCTCACAGGTTCTCCCCTCTTCCGTGGCTGGAATACCACTTATGCCACTAGTGAACAGTGCCATGAAGAGAGAACCAGCAAAGTTGTTCCCTTTTTTGCTGACTGCATCTGACTGGGACAGAACTTTTCACACAGCAGCCTTTGTAGTGCTCTGCTTTGTACTTGTAGCTAGACCAGTGTTGGTATCGCACCAATGTTTTGGCTGTTGCTGcgcagtgcttgcacagcatgAGGGCTCTatctccagctctgcccccttACTGCCACTAAAGGTCAGTaagctgggggtgggcaagacTAAACTGACCAAAAGGATATTCCATTCtatatggcatcatgctcagcaataaaagctggggggaggaggcaaggagagaaagaagagggtACTTTTGTTATGAAAGCATTCATCTTCCTGAACGTCCACTACatgtattgaggccctgcttcccagaaGTGTCTGAACATCCCTTGCTAATGGGGAGTAAAGAACTgttgctttctccttttgcttctgcaCAGCCTTTGCTTTATGTTCATTAAACTGCTCTTATCTCAAATCTGCAAGCTTTTTCCTCTACCATTTTTTCTCGCTTCTGCCCTGCGGAATCCTTCCTCCCTGAGTGGGAGTTAGAGAGTGGttgtgtggtacttagctgtCTATTagtgttaaaccacaacagtcctttttggTGCCCAGCACACAGGGCAACTTGAGATAAGGATGAAAACTACGAGAGGTAACAAGCAAAGCATGGACTGGATATTGCCAGAGTGTGCAATAATTCTGGAGAATTTGTGTTCTAATTGTGATGAAGGGATGAGGGGTGGAGTGTTCTGATTTGTCCATCAAGCTTGGTcggaggagggagaagagacagCTCACCTTTGATACCCTTGTTAGTGagcctttaaaagaaaagccaagcaTTCATGTGGCTGTTAAGTGTTGCTTAGCCTTTCTGCAAGAGACGCAGAGTTCTGATGTCATTGACAAAAATGTGGGACTGCCTGCAGACCAAAAAAATGCTCTCTGAATGTTGTATTGTCAGGCATTTCATCATTGTGCATTGGAGCTGTCAGGCATGGACCTAGGGTGTATTTGCTTCATGAATGGTTTGCCAACTCATTTACACCTCTGGATATGACTTGGGACATCTTGCCAGAGCTAGTACATTTACATTCTAGTAAATGTAATCATACAGTTTTCCATTCCCGAGAGATCTTCTCAGTACGTGACAGATGATTATACCTCACAACTCAGAACTTCTGTCAGACAGAAGCAAAGATAGGGAAGGCACAAAACAAATGTGCTTAGTCACATCTTAGTTTCTTCGGTTTTCCGGTCAGCGAAGCATATTCCCTACAGTTTAACCTTCCTGGGAGCACTTCCTAATTCACTTCcgaataaaagaaaggaaggtatCTCTGCcagccttttcttcctgaaagcaaaagctgtgacTAGACATCACCTCATGATCAGTCTGACTTCTCTAGTCTTCCAAGTGTGTCCTGGCTAActgaggttttcattttttcctccctttttgttGTTATCCCTCGTGTATTTGCCTGAAGCTCTAGAGAGATTCATACCTGTCCCTTAGCTTTcaaagattttcagaaagtgcATGCTCTTTCTGTATGAGCAGTGTACATCTCAGTGGAATTGGTAGTGGATATTCCCCGTCTCTCTTTTTTAAccctgctttttaaagaaggaaaccGAAATGACCTGAAAAGCTATAGTTTCTTcccagaggggaagaaaatatgttgtATGTGATGTGTGAAAGCTTTGTATGCTCTCCAGTGGCCCTGACAAGTAGGGATATGACCATGGCGCCTGTCCAGTGAGTAGATATGGGGCCTGAGAATTTTCTGAGGAGCAGGTAGATGAGTGTTCCTTAGGAGCAAGGAACGGTGTGCCACACTCCTTGCTGAACAACTCCCGAAGTAAGAACATTACTGGTGTGCAAGGCcctttcagaaatgtcttttttggATTGCATTAAGTCAGGGTAACAAAGAAAGTTAGCCTCCTCAGAGCCCTGCCTATGCCCAGGGCAGGACTACAATTATCATAAGTGTCTGTCATGCATCTGTATTTCCCTAGTCAAGCAGAGTGTAGGTTATTTTAGAGCAGAGCCTGGAAGCAAAGTAAAATTTATGCAGCTTGGTTGATCCTGGTATGACAGTGAGTGATCCATCCTGGCACTACAGAAGTCTCTTAGAAATTGTGGTAAAGCGGAGTATGGGAGGGAGGATCTAGCACAGGACATGCTCCCAGCTGCTTCCCTGTCCTTACTCTTACCAGCTATTCTCATCAtccccctctctttttcttctttctttttcttttttttttttttttctttttctttttctttttcttt
This is a stretch of genomic DNA from Cygnus atratus isolate AKBS03 ecotype Queensland, Australia chromosome 1, CAtr_DNAZoo_HiC_assembly, whole genome shotgun sequence. It encodes these proteins:
- the LOC118247550 gene encoding trypsin II-P29 produces the protein MHSLFLILSCLGAAVAFPGDADDDKIVGGYNCPQHSVPYQVSLNAGYHFCGGSLINSQWVVSAAHCYLSRIQVRLGEYNIYVQEDSEVVRSSSVIIRHPNYSSRTLDNDIMLIKLASAVDYSADVQPIALPTSCAKAGTECLISGWGNTLSSGTNYPELLQCLQAPILSDQECQDAYPGEITSNMICVGFLQGGKDSCQGDSGGPVVCNGELQGIVSWGIGCALKGYPGVYTKVCNYVDWIQKTIAAY